The Pseudodesulfovibrio sediminis genome includes the window AACCTCCAGAATCGTCTGGTTCATTTCCATCATCGCGGTCGCCACTTCTTCCACACGATCTCGCTGTTCTTGCATGCCCGTGCTGGAAACTGCGACTTCAGATCGAATTTTGTCGGAGGATCTAGCCACCTGCTCAGATATCTTGCTTGCTTCCTCAACGCCGTTGGCTATTCGCGTATTTTGTTCCGTTATATGGCGTTCTTTCAAAACGACGTTGGTGAAATCCATGATCGTGGTAAAGCCCCCCACAAGCTTACCCTGCAAATCATAAATGGGTGACGCAGCAACAGAAATATATTTGACCGTCCCCTTGCTCCCTGTCACCTCTGTCTTGGCAAAGAGCTTCTTATCCTCTTTCATACACCGCTCTGTCACGGTTTCCCGGTTGTCCCCATAGAAAAACATAGAGAAGTTGCTACCAATAAAGTCCTCAGGAACCCCGTCTTTTTCCAAAAGCTTGAGCGTGCTTTCATTGATCCATTTAATAGTGCCACAGAGTTCAACAACAACCATGGGGGTCATGATATTGTTGATCATGGCCTCACTGATTCCGATTTTGTGAACAAGAGCATCACGCAAACGATCTATTTTATCGGCGAGTTTAGGGTGCAGATTTTTTTTAAGGGATTCTTCTGAAGACGAAAAATCCATTTCAACGAGTTGACCTACCTGCTGCATTGCAGCAACACGTTCTTTATCACATTTGATTTGCTGCAAAAGAACAAAGCCCAGCAACAATACGATCGCCCCGACATGCAAGGCCACTCCAACTACACTACCTGAAAAGTACAAACCACAAGCAAGCAAAAGACCAACAACCACCAATCCTGCCACAATCTGTTTCGTCATCTGTATTTTCTCCTGAATAAACGCAACCCACTCTCATAAAAACATATTGGCAAATAAAAAAGCAAGCATAATCCATGCCTGACACAGAAAATACAGCAATTGGGGGACATTTAGCAATCGTAAAACCTGACCCAACAGTCGATGCGTGTCATATTGACTCACTTTTTGATTCAAAAAATCATCTTTTTTCACTAAAAATAAATTATATTAACATATTATCAATGTGTCATTTATGGACAGCACAAACGGCTTTCGGGTCAAAAAAGGACACTGCGAGGGCGAGCCGTACTCCATGCTCAAAAAAAAGGTGATTTGACGTAATTCTTTTCTCAAAACGATGCCTGAAGCGGTAAATTCGACCTCGCATTTTATGGAGTATTGCCGTTAATTGTATCATTTTTTGCACTTTTTACCGCCATATTGTTTCAGACTGGCATTGTCGCCTCTATTCTGTCATAAGGGCCGCATTGTTAATCAGCCATAGCGCGAAAAGGCTATGACCAGTAGCATTTCACACTGCAAGAACAAGGAGACAGAACAGATGCCTGTCCGACATATTCGCGGCATTTCCCTACGTCAGCTCACGGCATGTGCCGTGTTCGCGCTCGCCATTGCGGGCATGATGATGCTTCCGACACTTTCTTCTGATCACGAAACATGGTTGCCAGGCCCACAAGCCGCTCACGCAGCCACCGCGCCCCAGGAGCCTTTCGATTATGCCATCCTCAAAGGCAAGGCCCGCACTCTGGCTCAACAGCCCTACATCGACCACAAGGCCGACATCCCGAAAGCCGTAAAGGACATGACCTGGGATCAATACCAATCCATTCACTTTAACAACGACCATGCGCTATGGCGCAAAAAGGACTCAAGGTTCAGGGGCACCCTGTTCCACCTCGGCCTGTACTTCACGCAGCCCGTGGCATTTTATGAATTAAACAATGGACTGGCCAAAAGGATCGACTACGATCCCGGACTGTTCAAGTACGGGAAATCCCACATCGACCCGGAGAAGCTCCCGGCGGACCTCGGCTTTGCGGGCTTCCGTCTTCAGTTCAAACCGGACTGGGTCCGAGATGTTGTGGCGTTCCTCGGTGCGAGTTACTTCCGTGCAGTAGGCAAAGAAATGCAGTACGGGCTGTCCGCACGCGGTCTGGCCGTGGACACGGCCCTGCCCCGCCCGGAAGAGTTCCCGATGTTCACGGCGTTCTGGATGGAGCAGCCTAAACCCGGCAGCAATACGGCCACGGTGTACGCGCTTCTGGATTCACCCAGCATTACCGGCGCCTACCGGTTCGACATCACCCCGGGCGACACGCTGACCATGCGTGTCGATGCCGCCCTCTATCCGCGAAAAGCCATAGAGCGCCTTGGCATAGCCCCGCTCACCAGCATGTTCATGGTCGGCGAAAACGACCGCCGCATGGGCTATGATTGGCGTCCTGAAATCCATGACTCAGATGGACTGGCCATGCACACCGGCTCCGGTGAATGGATCTGGCGTCCCCTGAACAACCCCCGCACCTTGCGCTTCAACGCCTACACTGATGAAAACCCGAAGGCGTTCGGCCTGCTCCAACGAGATCAGAACTTCGATCACTATCAGGACGACGGCGTATACTATGACAAGCGCCCCGGTCTGTGGGTGATGCCTCGCGGCAACTGGGGCAAAGGCTCGGTGCAACTGGTGGAAATCCCCACTCTTGATGAAACCTTCGACAACATCGTGGCCTTCTGGAGCCCGGACAAGCCCATCGAACCCGGCCAGGAACTTCTCTACAGCTACGATCTGTTCTGGGGAACGGCCGCGCACGGCCCGAAGCAGCTCGCCCATGTGGCCGACACCTTCACGGGATTGGGCGGCGCTGTCGGCAAGCGGCGCGCACATTTCAGCAAACGTTTTGTTGTCGATTTCACCGGCGGCAAGCTTTCGCGGATAGGTGACGACGCCAGGGTTTCCGCTTCCATCATCACGACCGCAGGCACGATCGAAATGACCAGAATCGAACCGCTCCATTCAAGAAAGGGGTATCGGGTCCGCTTTGATCTCGTCCCGCCGGACACAAGCGAAAATCCCATCAACCTGCGTCTGTTCCTCAAGTCCGGCAAACAGACACTCTCCGAAACCTGGGTCTACCAATGGACTCCGCCTCCGGCAGACCAGCGCCAGCTCCACAACGCTGGCCACCTGCATTAAAAAAGCGGTAAAAAAGAACAAAAGGCACACCGTCATGATGACGGTGTGCCTTCCTGATTTCAACGCTTACAATTTTACCAAGAGACTCCCTCCGAATTATTTTTCGATCTGCGCAGCCACGATCAACCCCATTTGGTTTTCAGCGACCCTTTCACTCCGAACAGCGGTAAATCCATGTCGTGACAGAACGTCTGTAAGCCCTTCTTTTTCTATGACATGTGAAGGATATCCAGACAATCGTGTCATGGCCTCCAACGCGACATGGGACAGCAGATCCTCATACATCTCGTTTTGAGCATAGTGATGGGAAACAAACCAGCCGCCCGGTTTTAATGTCTCGGCGATCCTCTCGATAACACTCGAAAGGTCGTGTTTCATGACATATAATATGTGGGACATGACAACCACATCATATTGCGACTCCGGCAAACGGTCTTCTTTCAGATCAAACTCGATGGTTGAGATGCGCTCGCCAAATCCCAGTTTCTCGCAACGGGACTGGGCCAGAGGCAACACACCAGGCAAATCATAAATCACGCCTTTCATCTCCGGGTTCTGTTCCAAAACACCGAGGGTATACATACCGTGATTGCCCCCGATATCGCACATTGAAGTAAACCCGG containing:
- a CDS encoding methyl-accepting chemotaxis protein — protein: MTKQIVAGLVVVGLLLACGLYFSGSVVGVALHVGAIVLLLGFVLLQQIKCDKERVAAMQQVGQLVEMDFSSSEESLKKNLHPKLADKIDRLRDALVHKIGISEAMINNIMTPMVVVELCGTIKWINESTLKLLEKDGVPEDFIGSNFSMFFYGDNRETVTERCMKEDKKLFAKTEVTGSKGTVKYISVAASPIYDLQGKLVGGFTTIMDFTNVVLKERHITEQNTRIANGVEEASKISEQVARSSDKIRSEVAVSSTGMQEQRDRVEEVATAMMEMNQTILEVAKNAGGAAEVARQTQDIARSGSGLVNEMIQVMDEVNSKAVNLRKEMGALGKHSQGISSIMQVISDIADQTNLLALNAAIEAARAGEAGRGFSVVADEIRKLAEKTLHATKNVSEFISAIQGSSDKSIQATDETVQSIEQVSEMCDEAGKSLQEILDCSRDTASQVESIATASEEQSSASEEINRAVDSVNLIAGETAESMETVAHSVDDLANLAAKLDENMHGMQGED
- a CDS encoding glucan biosynthesis protein; translation: MTSSISHCKNKETEQMPVRHIRGISLRQLTACAVFALAIAGMMMLPTLSSDHETWLPGPQAAHAATAPQEPFDYAILKGKARTLAQQPYIDHKADIPKAVKDMTWDQYQSIHFNNDHALWRKKDSRFRGTLFHLGLYFTQPVAFYELNNGLAKRIDYDPGLFKYGKSHIDPEKLPADLGFAGFRLQFKPDWVRDVVAFLGASYFRAVGKEMQYGLSARGLAVDTALPRPEEFPMFTAFWMEQPKPGSNTATVYALLDSPSITGAYRFDITPGDTLTMRVDAALYPRKAIERLGIAPLTSMFMVGENDRRMGYDWRPEIHDSDGLAMHTGSGEWIWRPLNNPRTLRFNAYTDENPKAFGLLQRDQNFDHYQDDGVYYDKRPGLWVMPRGNWGKGSVQLVEIPTLDETFDNIVAFWSPDKPIEPGQELLYSYDLFWGTAAHGPKQLAHVADTFTGLGGAVGKRRAHFSKRFVVDFTGGKLSRIGDDARVSASIITTAGTIEMTRIEPLHSRKGYRVRFDLVPPDTSENPINLRLFLKSGKQTLSETWVYQWTPPPADQRQLHNAGHLH
- a CDS encoding acetylserotonin O-methyltransferase — encoded protein: MLIFKPETDFEPIRKAPVASFVNKVIMAAIELKVFDFLVGKGMTSFDLAKRLELVADRLEPVLDVLVAARLLVRTEGVYANTPVANEYLVSTAPLYQADGMRLITSFYTKVEDSILDLLAGKDAQVQSMKGDWSTMDAIEGTAQNAMSGGLSAVVDYIGRLPDFTGFTSMCDIGGNHGMYTLGVLEQNPEMKGVIYDLPGVLPLAQSRCEKLGFGERISTIEFDLKEDRLPESQYDVVVMSHILYVMKHDLSSVIERIAETLKPGGWFVSHHYAQNEMYEDLLSHVALEAMTRLSGYPSHVIEKEGLTDVLSRHGFTAVRSERVAENQMGLIVAAQIEK